The following DNA comes from Alienimonas californiensis.
CGCGGACGACTCGTTCGCGAACGCCGCACCCGCGGTCGTCGTCACCGACACGAACCGTTCCGGCGCCGCCGAACCGTCGCGGCTCGCCCCGCCGGAACTGGATGCGATGCGGTCCGCGACGTTGCGGCTGCTCACCGATCGTCCCGCGGACGTGCCCGGGGCGTTCGCGGCGGCGGCGAAGGTTCGCGTGTGGGCGGCGGGGCGGTTGGAGCAGTCCAAAGGCTCGCCCAACCTCGCCCGGCCCGCCCAGCGGGCGATCTTGGCGAACCTGCTGCTCGCTCAGACCGCCCTGGAGCGGCCGGAGCACCGGGACGCCGCCCGCGCCGAGTTCGCCGCGCTGGAGGAATGGGCGAACGCGCACGGCCGGATCGGCCAAGAGTACCTCTCGATGATCCGCGAACTGCACAAGCAGGCCGACGGCGCGGGGGCGGCGTCCGCCGACGAGGCGGCGACCGAGGCGCCCGCCCCCTGACCGGCCCGCCGCCTGAACGGCCGCGGTGGGGGGGCCGGCGGCCGTTACTCCGCCGCGTCCATCGCCGCCCGGTCGGCGGCGGTGGGGCGGATCGACTCGAAGTAGTCGCGGATCAGCTGGCGGTGGCCCAGCGGGATCTCCTCGTTCTCGAGGACCTCCTCCGACCGCTTCTGATACTCGGCGTACCGCTCGGCGTAGCCGCGGCGGGCGGTCTCGCGGCCCTCGGGGCTGTTGGAGGTTTCGTAATCGCTGGGGCCGTCGCCGGCGGTCCCGGTGATCTCCTCCTGCTGACGGGCGCCGTCCAGCAGGGAGGCCGGATCGTTCACGTTCCCGGCGTCCTTCATCCCGAAGTTGTTCGACGGCGAGTTCGAACGGTTCCCCTGGCCGCGGGCCGTGCTATTTTTCGAGCTCTTGCACTGCCCCCCTTTGCAGAGACTCGAGCCGCAGCTCTTGCAGGCGGAGTTTGACATGCAGGCGGCGCACTGCGACTTGCACTCGCTGAGCCGGTCGAGCTGACGGCATAGGGCGTCGTTCATCTTCTGCTTCGCCGCGGCCTGCTTCATCTGTTTGGAAAGCGATTTCGCCCCGTTGGAGGCCTTGGACGCGTTACCCTCGTTCATGCCGTCGGCCATCTGCTGGGTGGCGTCGGACATCTGGCTCAGGCCGGCCGCGGACATCGCCTCGGCGGCTTTGCGCATCCGCTCGGCGGCGGCTTTGCGCTCGCGGCGGGGGGCGTCGGCGGGGGCGGCCTCCTCCAGCAACTGGGCGGCCTGTTCGAAGTTCTCCTGCTTGAGGGCCTCGGCGGCGGGACGCAGGGCCTCGGCGGCCTCCATCGCCGCGGCGAGCGCCTGCAGGTTCGCCGTCACCGCGGCGCTGCTTTCGTCGGTCCGCTGTCGGATCGATTCCTCCATGCGGGACAGTTCCGCCAGCGCCTCGCGGGCATCGGTCGTCGACTCCCTCATCTGTTCGAGGTGCTCGCGGAGTTCCTCAATGAGCTCCTCCAGCTCCGGTGTCGACTGCTCCGCGGTCTCCTCCTCCAGTTCGTCAATCTGGGCCTCCACGTCCGCGGCGATCGCCAGCAGGTCCTCGTTCGGGCCGGCGACCTCTGCGGAGGCCTGCCGGGGGGCCGGGAACAGGGCGAGGCCCACGACCGCGGCGACCGCCAGCGAACCGACCGCCAGCCGACGGCCCGGGCGGAAGGGCACCACTGCCGCCGGCTCCACCGTCCGCAGGCGTTCCGCAGCGTCGGAGCGTTGCAGCGACGCCCAGGGGGAATCGGTCTTCGACCAGGCCAGCGCCGTCGTCGCCCGGTCCTTCAGGCCGTAGTGGGCGTCCACCGCGGCGGCCGCCCGGTTCAGTCCGCTGGCCCACAGCAGTCCGGCCAGAGCCCCGATCACCGGCCCGGCCGCCAGCGCCGCGAGCGCGGCCCACGGGGGAACGGTCGCGGCCCCGGTGACGTTCAGCACGCCCAGCATCGCCCCGACGACGGCCGAGGGCACCAGCCCCCACGCGGCCCAGCGGCCGGCCCGGGCCAGCCGCTGCCGGGTGCGGACGCGGGCCAGCGGCCCGGCGATCGCGTCATTCGTGACGGCGCCGACGGGGGCGGACGGCGGGGTGCGGTCGGTCATCGGGGCAAGGCGGGGAGAGAGCGGGGCGGCGGATTGTAACGGAGCGACGTCTGTCAATGGGACACGTTCCCGGCGGCATTGGGGCGACTCTCTAATCCCGAACCGCCCCCTGTCCCCCCTCTCCCTCAGGGAGAGGGGCCGGGGGTGAGGGTGACGGACGGTTCGCCCGTTTCCGTTCGTGCGGTGAAGAATCGTTGAACCGAAGAGCAGACGGTCGGTGAGCGTCGTGCGTGCGTCGTTGCCCCCTCACCCCCTACCCCTCTCCCCCAAAAGGGGGAGAGGGGAGGACGGTTTTTCTAGATCGCTTACCCCGCCGGTCGCAGGCGGGACCACAGGGCCGGGACGTCGACGCGGCGGAGGGCGACGTCCAGCAGCCAGAGGGCCAATGCGGTCGCCAGCAGGTACGGCCAGAGCGGCAGCGGGTCCGGGGCGGTGGCGTCGTCGGGGGCGAAGATCTCGGCGGGGGCCGGGTCGAACGTCCCGCCGCCGGCGCTGGCGACGGCCCTCAGCAGCGTGTCGTTCGTGGGGCGGAGCCTCAGTTCCTCCGGATAGCCGACGGTCACGCCGCGGCTCTGCCGGGTGACGACGCGGCCGTCGACGCTCTGCACGATCTCCGCGTGGTAGGCCCCGTTCTGACCGCCGCGGTCCGTGGAGACGGGAAACTCCGCCTCGTACCGGCCGGGGGCCGTCTGCCGGGCGGGCACGGTGCGGGAGCCGAGTGTCGGGTCGATGACCGTCACCTCAGTCGTCGCATCGTTCCGCCAGCCGCCGGCGGGGTCGGCGGCGTCGAGGATCATGCGGACCGAATCGCCGGTGCGGGTCATCTGCACGGTGGTCCCCGTGCCGCCGCCCTTCCGCATGGCGTGCCGCAGGATCTGCGCCCAGAACGGCCCGAAACCCTCCCACGGCAGCCACTCCGCGGCCCAGCGGGGGCCGGCGTCGGAGGTGAAGGCCACGCTCCAGCCCAGCCCGTAGCGCCACCAGGCCAGTAGCGGGTCGCCGGACTCCGTGCCGAGGATCACCTCCGCCGTCGCCTTGGGGCGGGTGACGACGTAGCCCAGCAGGAACGGGGCGCTTTCCATGTCCACGCCCCCCAGGGCCGCCGTCGGGCGGAGCACCTGCGGGACGAACGGCTCCTCGTTAATGGCGCTTTTGGAGGCGGTGACCGTCTCCTTGGCGAAGATCTGCGGGATATTGCCGGGGTCGTCGGAGAAGTAACTGCGGCCGCCGCCGGTCTGGGCGATCTGCTCCAGGAGATTCATGTCCGCCCCCTGACCGACGCCCACCGTGGAGACCGTCACGCGGTCGGCGACGAGGTCCCGGGTGACGCCGTCAAAGTCGCCGGGGGAACTCTGGCCGTCGGTCAGGATGATGACGTGCTTGAGCTTGGCGGCGGCCCGGCGGAGGGCGTCGCGGGCCTCGGTCATGGCAGGGTAGAGGCTCGTTCCCCCGCCGGCCCCGATGGAGGCGATGCCGTTCGTCAGCGCCACGCTGTCCGAGGCGGGCCGAATGTCCGCCACCCAGGTCGGCGAGCCGTCGAAGGCCACCACGCCCAGCTGGTCCTTCGCCCCCAGTAACTCCACCGCGGCGACGGCGGCGTCCTTGGCCAACTCCATCTTCATCCCGCCCATGGAACCGCTTTTGTCGATGATCAGAACCATCGCCAGCGAGGGCTTCTCCTTCTCCTTTTCGAAGTCGGACCGCACCGGCAACACCTCTTCCAGCACGCTGCGGTAGTACCCGCCGAGGCCGAAGCTCTGGTCGCCGCCGAGCATCATCAGGCCGCCGCCGAGATCGCGGACGTAGGTCCGCATCACTTCCATCTGCCGACTCGTCAGGTCGGTGGCCGGGACGTTGGCGAGCACGATCACCTCGTAGTTCTGCAAATCGGCGACGTCCTCCGGCACGCCGCGGGGCGGGCGGACGTCCACCTCCACGTCCTCCTCGCCCAAGGCCCAGACGAAGCTGCGGGCGGCGTCCGGGGCGGAGTCGATCAGGAGCACCCGCGGCTTGCCGGCGGCGTAGACCAGCCCGGTTGCGGCGTTGTTGTCCACCAGCGCGTCCTGCTTCGCCCCGCTGATGCGGACGGTGTATTCGGCGAGGCGATCTCGTTCGACCGTTTGTCGGAACTGGAAGCGGTTCTCCCCGGGTTCGAGCTTTTGCTTTTCAGACACGACCTTCAGCGGGCCGCGGAAGACTTCGACCGTCACCTCGTCGGCGTGATTGGAGTCCACGGCGACCTCCATGAAGAACGGCTCCCCGCGGGCCACCTGGGCGGGGACGACGACCTCGGAAACGGCCACCTCCGGCCCGTCGCGGGTGGGCAGAGGAACGACGTCGATGCGGTCGCCGCGGCCGGACTGGGCCTGGGCGAGGGCAGCCGCGACGGCGTCGCCGGCGGTTTCATTGCCGTCGGAAAGCAGCACCACCCGCCGCACCTTGTCCGGCGGCGCCGCGGCGAGGGCCGTCCGCAGTGCCGCGGCGATCGCCGTCCCCTTCGCCCCTTCGTCTCCGCCGTCCTCACCCTGGTTCCCTGCTTCGCCGTCGCCGCCAGGCGGCGCGTCCCCCTGCGAGTCCTGACGAGGGGCAAGGTACGCCGTCAGCGAGACCGGCTCTCCCGCCTCCGCGGCAAACGGCAGCACGACCGCCTCGACCCCCGCCGGCGGCTCGCCGACGGATTTCAGAAAGGTTCGCACGCGGTCGGACCCGTCCGCCTGCTGTACGGAGAGCGATTCGTCCGCCACGAACACCACGTACCGTTCGTCCGTCGGCCGCAGCAGGGTGAGCCCGGCGAGGGCCAACACCAGCAGCACGACGACCACTGACCGCACGACCAGCGAGGCGATCCGCTGGCCGCGGTCGAAGTCGACGAGGCTGCGGCGGTACAGGAACCACAGCGCCGGGAGCAACGCCAGCCCCAGCAACCACTCCGGCCGGAGCAGATCGAGGGCGTACGCGGACAGGTCGGCGGCGGAAGAATCGTTCATGCGGAGCCGCGGCGCGACGGGGCGGGGGGCCGGCGTTCAGGAGTCGGGGGGAGCGTCTCGGACGGGCCGTTCAGCGAACCGCCGGGGCCGGGGCGGCGGGAGGGCCGGTCGGCCGGCCGGGGGCGGCGAAGTACAGCCGAACCGTGGAGACGACCTCGATCTCCCGCCGGCCGGGCATGGTCGGGTTCACCTCGTCCACGTCCGCGAACAGGCCGCGGTAGTACACCTGGAGCGGCCGCGGCGCCGGGACGCGGGTCAGGCCGTCGCGGTCGTAATAGGTCCGGGCGCCGTCCTCGGCCTGCGGCAGGCTGCGGTACAGTTCGTGCGGGAACAGGATGCGGGTCCCCTCCCAGACGTTGATCGGCTGCGGCCGTTCCTCGAACACGCTCAGCAACAGTTCGGCCTTCGCCTTCGCGGCGGCGAGGGCTTTGCGTTGGGCCTCGATCTGCTTCGCCGTCAGTTCGTCGCTCCAGTAATCGACCGCCAGCAGGTCGACGCCCTCGGCCCCGGCCGCCGCTTCGACCGCGGCGAGGGCGGCCGCTTCGTCCGGAACGGAAACGTGCAGGTTGTACTGCACCCGCGTGCCGACGCGGTTCTCGGCCAGGAAGTCCTTCTGGTTCAGCCGTTCGACCGCCCAGGCGTAGACCGGGAAGGCGGCGATGAAGTCCGTGTCGATGTCCGCCGCCGCGACGCCGGAGGCTTCAAGCCGTGCCTTCGTCGCCGCCAGCAGGGTCCGTCCCGCGGCGTTCGCCTCGTCGGCGCTCTCGGCCTGGGCGGCGACGGCCAGCACCACGCGGAGCCGCGACGGGGGCACCCGCACCTCGGCGACGGCCTCCACGGTGATGACCCGCTCCGCGGCGGCCGGGTCCGGCGGTTCCAGCCCCTGGATCGGGGGCGCCTCCTCAGAACCGCCGCGGAGGCCGGCGAGCTGGGCCGGGGCGACGGTCGGCAGCGACGCCAGCGACAGGACGACGGTCAGGGCACGGAGCGAGCGAATCATGCGAGCCGGGGGGAAAGGGGAGACGACCGTCCGGGGCGGCGGCGAGATCACTGGATGAACCGCCGCTGGTAGAGCCACCACTCGACGCCGACCAGCACCAGCGCGCCCGCCGCCAGCCAGACCCACCACGGCCGGCCGCCGGCCGTGCCGGCGGGGTCGGCGCCCTCGGAGGCCGGGGCGACCGTGCGGGTGTCGCTCTCCGTCGGGGCGGTGAGGTTCACGGCGACCGGGATCGTCTCCGCCGGCCAGTCGATCGCGTCAGAAGATGTGCCGGCGGTCGGTTCCTCGGCGTCATTCACCTCCGGCCGCCGCGGGGCGAGGCGCCAGAGGCCGGCCTCGGCCAGCGGACCGAGCGTCGCGGCGGTCAGCCCCGCCGGCAGTGGGCGGGCGGCGCCGGAGGGGGCGAACACGCTCCACTGCTCGCTGTCGGCCCCGTCCGGCAGCGGTACGGAGACGGTCGAACCCGTCGCGGCGGCGGGCCGCAGCTCGCCGGCGGCGTCGGTGAACCAGGTCAGGGCGTTGACGGCCAGAATCGGAAACGCCGTCCGCAGCGGCAGGTCGGTCGCGTCCAGATCGACCGCCAGCACGACCGCCTTGCCCCGCCCGCCGCCGTCGAGCGGCCGCCGCAGGGCGACCAGCAGCGGGGCGCCGGCCTCGGCGTCGGCGTCCCCCGCAGCGCCCACCTCGGCCGCGACCTCCGCCAGCACGGCGGCGTCGACGTTCGCTGCGAGGGTGAGGGGGCGCACCTTCGGCAGGTCGATCTGATCCAACTGCACGTTCGCCAGCAGCGGGGAACCCTCGGCCTCCTCCGTCAGCCGCACGTTGGGGGCGACGATCTCCTCGCCCACCGTGAACAGGTCGCCGCCCTCGCGGGGGTCGATGAACCAGACCGGCCCGTCCGGCAACTCCTCCGGCACGACGCGGTGCAGCACGAGGATCGTCCCCGCCGGCAGTTCGTCCGGCGCCTCGCCCGTCACCGTCAGGTCGACCAGCGGGTTCGCGGCGAACACCTGCTGCAGAAACAGGTTGCCCGGCGTGACCAGCGCCACCGGCATGCGGTCCCGCGGCGGGAGCACGGCCCGGGCCTCGTCGTCCGCGGTCAGCAGGTTCGCCGGCGGGGCCGTCCCCGCCTCGTCTCCTCCCGCTTCGTCGTCTGCCTCGGCGTCGTCGAAGACCAGCCGGGCGACCAGTTCGCCGCCGGACTGACTCGTCTTCTCGAAGGTCCGCCGCCAGGTCTCGCCGGGGGCGAGGTCCAGCGGGACCGCGTCGATACCGGCGCCGGCGAGGTCGAAGTCCAACCGGCACTCGACCGGGGCGTCGGCGAAGTTCGACACCTCCGCGAGGATCTCGTAACCGATCGGGTCGGTCAGGCTGCGGCGGGCCTGAAACGCGGTGATCGCCACGTTCCCCCCGGCGGCGCCGAAGGGCAGCAGGGCGACGTTGTCGTCCAGCGTCACCCCCTCCGGTTCCCGATCGGAGAACAGCAGCACGCGGCCGTTCTCCCGACCGGCGACCAGCCGGCGGGCCAAGGCGAGGGCGTCTGGCACGGCGCCGGGGGCGTCGGTCTGGGGCACGGCGTCGACCGCCTCGGCGAGCGTCGGCGGGTGGCCGGTCAGGCCGCAGGCGACCTCCGCGGCGGCGCCGGCGACGATGATCGCCGCGGCGTCCCGGTGCCGCAGTCCCTGCACCAGGTCCGCGGCCCGGGCCTTCGCGGCGTCCAGCCGACTGCCGGCACCGGGTTCGTCCGGGTTCGCCGGGGCGGCCATGCTGGCGGAGGCGTCGATCACCAGCACCAGCCTGCGGGCGGTGCGGGCCTCCGCATCGGTGAATGGGTCCGCCAAGGCCAGTGCCAGCAGGGCGACGAGCAATAATTGAAAGAGAAGCGAGCCGAGGTGCCGCAGGCGTTCGAACGGGCTCCGCGGGGCCTTTTCCTGATAAACCCGGTCCCAGAACATCAGCGTGCTGACCGGCACCCGCCGTAGGCGGACCTTCAGCACGTACAACGCGATCACGGGAACCGCGAGGGCCAACCACCAGAGCATCGAGGGGGCGGCGAAGTTCATCGTTCCTCGCTCCGGCAAGGCTCTCCACCAATCCGAAGCGTCAGCGAGGGCTGTCGGGCCATGCCCGACGGACGTGTTCCGCCCCGCGGCTGCGCCGCGGGCCCTCGCTGACGCTTCGGGTTGGTGTTCGTCATCCCTGCACCAGGTTCGCGCCGCGCATCATGGAGACCACCAGATCGTCGAACGGCACGTCGCTGCGGCTGGTCGTGTGGCCCCAGCCGCGGCTCCGGCAGAAGGCGGCGAGCTCCTTGCGGAAGCCGTCGAACGCCTCCCGGTAGCGGCGGAGGTCTTTCTCCGTGACGGTACGTTTGACGGCCCGGCCGGTCTCCACGTCGGTCAGTTCCACGTCCCCGAGGAAACCCGGGTCCGCCTCGGCCGCGTCGTAGATTTGCACCACGTGCGGCTCGTGCCCGCCGTGCCGCAGTTTGGAGAGCGGCGCCGAGAACCCGGCCGGGTCGTAGAAGTCGCTCAGCACCGCGACCAACCCGGACCGCCGCCCGCGGAGCAGGAACTCCCCGACGAGGTTCGACAGGTTCGTGTCCTCGCCGCCGGCTTCCAACCGCTCCAGAAACTGCAACAGGGCGAGCACGCGGCCTTTGCCGCGGGTCAGCGGCATCTCCTCGACCACCCCCCCGGCGAAGGCCACCACGGCCACGCGGTCCAGATCTGCTAAAGCGATATAGGCCAGCGCCGCGGCGACACGGCGGGCGAGGTCGAACTTCGGCGGCGTTCCGGTCGCCATGCTTTTCGAGGCGTCAATTAACAGATAGACATGCAGGTCCTGCTCCTCCTGAAACCGTTTGAGCAGCAGTTCCCCGTGCCGGGCGTAGAGGTTCCAGTCGAGGTGCCGGAAGTCGTCCCCGGGGTCGTACTGCCGGTGATCGGCGAACTCCACCCCCCCGCCGAGCTGCCGGGTCCGCTTCTGAGCCATCAACTGCCCGGCGAACACTCGTTTCGACAGCAGAGAGAGGTACTCCAAGCGGTTTAAAAAGTCCGGCGGGAACAGGGCGTTCGAGGCGGCGGCCATCTCAGCGGGCCTTCACGACGTCGGCGATCACGTCGTCCGCCCGCACCCCCTCGGCCTGGCCTTCGAAGCCGAGGATCAGGCGGTGCCGCAGGACGGCGGGGGCGGCGTCGTGCAGGTCGTCTTTGGAGACGTGGAACCGGCCGTCGAGGATCGCCTTCACCTTGGCCGCCAGCACCATGGCCTGGGCGCCGCGGGGGCTGCTGCCGAAGCGCACGTATTTCTTCACCCGCTCCGGGGCGCTGGGGTGGCCCGGGTGGGTGGCCAGGGTCAGGGCGACGGCCCGGTCGCGGACTTCGTCGGCGATCGGCACCTGCCGGGCGAGGTCCCGCATCGCCAGCACGCGGTCGCCGTCCAGCACCGGCCGGGCGGTGGGGACGTCGATCGCCGTGGTGCGGTTCAGGATCTCGCCCAGGTCCGCCGCGGTGGGGAACTCGACCAGCAGCTTGACGAAGAACCGGTCCAGCTGGGCCTCCGGCAGCGGGTAGGTGCCCTCCATCTCGAGCGGGTTCTGCGTGGCCAGCACCAGGAACGGGGCCGGCAGTTTGTGCGTGTGCCCGCCGACGGTCACGCACTTTTCCTGCATCGCTTCCAGCAACGCCGACTGCGTCTTCGGCGTGGCCCGATTCACCTCGTCCGCCAGCAGGACGTGGGCGAAGATCGGCCCCTTCTGGAACTCGAACCGCTTGCGGCCGTGCTCGTCCTCGGTGAAGACGTTCGTGCCCACGAGGTCCGCGGGCATCAGGTCCGGCGTGAACTGCACCCGGCCGAAGGTGACGGACAGCGCGCTGGCGAGCGTGTTGACCAGCAGCGTTTTGCCCAGCCCCGGCACGCCCTCCAACAACACGTGACCGCCGGCGATCAGGGCGGTGAGGGTGCCGTCGACGATGTTCGAGTGGCCGACGATCACCCGGCCGACCTCCGCCCGCAGTCGGGCGAAGTCCTCGCGGAAGGCGTCCAGTTCCGACTTCAACTCCGCCTCAGACGGGGCCGCGTGGTTCGGGGCGGCGAGGGCGGCGTCGGGCGGGGGAGCGGTCGTCATCGGGCGGACCCGCGGGGGGCGGCGGTGGAGGGAACCTCCGATTTACCGAGCCTTCCCGCCGCGGTGCGACCCCGCCCGGATTGCGATTCAGCCCCGCATCCCAGCCCCGGACCGTTCCGTCCGGTACGGCGCGGCGTTACGGCACAGTGGCGAACTCGCCGCTGTTCAGCAGGGCCCACCGCAGGTCCTCCAACCCGCCCTCGACCCGCACCAGCGGGGCCAGCCGGCGCCGTTCGCGGGCGGTCGGGCGGCGGGAGAGCGCGGCGAGGAACACGTCGTCCAGGTCCGCCGGCGTGCGGTTCTCTGCGGCGGCGTCGAGGGCGGCGTCGAGCGCCTCGCCGTTCATCAGGGCCAGGGCCCGGGGGATGTCCGTCACGGGGGCGAGATCCTCGCCGTTCTCGTCGTTCGCCTGCGGCCGCACGAATCCGGCGACCCAGGCGTCCCGCGCCCGCGGATCGATCCGCTGCCCGGAGACCGCGGCCAGCGAGTCGAACGTCTGCTCCACCGTCAACGGCTTGGGGTAGCAGCGGGTGAACAGCAGCGGGGCGCCGGCGGCGGGGTCGTCGAAGGCGTTGCCCTCGGTCGCCGCCCCGCTCAGCCCGTACAGCCGGGTGCCGGCGAGCGTCGCGTACAGATCCTTCACGTCGTAGCCGGTCGCGATGAAGCGGTCCGTCAGCGCGTCCAGCACGGCGGGGTGCGACGGCGGGTTGTGCGGCCCGAGGTCGTCCACCGGATTGACCAGCCCGGCCCCGAACAGGTGGGCCCACGCCCGGTTCACGAACGACTTCGCCGGCAGCCGGCGGTCGTCGGAGAGCAGCAGTTCCGCGAGCTTTTCGCGGCGATTGTCCGCCGCTTCGACCGTCTCGCCGGCGTAGCGGGGGAAGGTCGCCATCATCACGCCGCGGCGGTCCTCGAAGAAGGTCGGCCCGCTGGCCGGCCGGGCCTCCAACGCCGCGACCCGCGCCCCGTCGGCCGTCGGCCGCTGCACGACGTCGGTGCCCTTGAAGAAGGCATTCAGTTCCCAAAAGCGTTCCTGCGACCATTCCTCCCCGCCGTTGTGCGGGTGGTCGTGGCACTGCATGCACTGCACCCGGGTGCCCAGCAGCGCCCGGGAGACCACCGCCGTCGCCGGGACCGCCTGATTGTTCACGTGGGCGACGAGGAAGTTGGCCGCGGGGGCCTGCTCCACGTCGCCGGCGGCGGCGATCAGTTCCGCGGCGACGAGGTCCCAGCCGACGTTCCGCTCGAACTGGTCGGCCAGGTGCGCCCGCAATCCCGCCCGGTCCACGCCCGGACGCGGCGCCCGGCCGACGAGCGCCGTCGTCCAACGCTCGGCAAGGTGCTGGGCGAACGAGTCGCCGGAGAGCAAGCGGTTTAGTTCTCGCTCCCGCCGGCGCCCCCGTTCGTCGGCGAGGAAGCGGTCGACCTGCTCCGGCGGAGGGGCGTGCCCGGCCAGATCGAGCCACGCCCGCCGCAGCCATTCGCCGGGGTCGGCCTCGGGAGAGGGGGCTACTTCCGCTTCCGACCAGCCGTGGGCCAGCACGGCGTCAATCGCCGCCGCGGCCTCCGCCGGAGAGGGCAGTTCGTTCCTCTCCGCCGAGGCGACCGCGGGCGTCGCCGAATCATTCGGGGCGCCGGCGGCCGGTGCCGGCGTCGGCGGGGCGTTGAGATCCGGGAACAGCTCCGGCGTCGGCCGCACGGGCAGTTCGACACGGGCCAGCGCTTCGCCCGGGGCTGGTTCTCCCGGGGCCGGGGAGAGCGTCGGCTCGTCCGGCTCCGGCTGCGGATCGATCACCGCGACGCCGGCCGGCGGACCGTCGGCGGCGGGACGCAGGAGGAAGGTCAGCCCGCACAGCAGGGCCAGAC
Coding sequences within:
- a CDS encoding coiled-coil domain-containing protein; this encodes MTDRTPPSAPVGAVTNDAIAGPLARVRTRQRLARAGRWAAWGLVPSAVVGAMLGVLNVTGAATVPPWAALAALAAGPVIGALAGLLWASGLNRAAAAVDAHYGLKDRATTALAWSKTDSPWASLQRSDAAERLRTVEPAAVVPFRPGRRLAVGSLAVAAVVGLALFPAPRQASAEVAGPNEDLLAIAADVEAQIDELEEETAEQSTPELEELIEELREHLEQMRESTTDAREALAELSRMEESIRQRTDESSAAVTANLQALAAAMEAAEALRPAAEALKQENFEQAAQLLEEAAPADAPRRERKAAAERMRKAAEAMSAAGLSQMSDATQQMADGMNEGNASKASNGAKSLSKQMKQAAAKQKMNDALCRQLDRLSECKSQCAACMSNSACKSCGSSLCKGGQCKSSKNSTARGQGNRSNSPSNNFGMKDAGNVNDPASLLDGARQQEEITGTAGDGPSDYETSNSPEGRETARRGYAERYAEYQKRSEEVLENEEIPLGHRQLIRDYFESIRPTAADRAAMDAAE
- a CDS encoding VWA domain-containing protein, with product MNDSSAADLSAYALDLLRPEWLLGLALLPALWFLYRRSLVDFDRGQRIASLVVRSVVVVLLVLALAGLTLLRPTDERYVVFVADESLSVQQADGSDRVRTFLKSVGEPPAGVEAVVLPFAAEAGEPVSLTAYLAPRQDSQGDAPPGGDGEAGNQGEDGGDEGAKGTAIAAALRTALAAAPPDKVRRVVLLSDGNETAGDAVAAALAQAQSGRGDRIDVVPLPTRDGPEVAVSEVVVPAQVARGEPFFMEVAVDSNHADEVTVEVFRGPLKVVSEKQKLEPGENRFQFRQTVERDRLAEYTVRISGAKQDALVDNNAATGLVYAAGKPRVLLIDSAPDAARSFVWALGEEDVEVDVRPPRGVPEDVADLQNYEVIVLANVPATDLTSRQMEVMRTYVRDLGGGLMMLGGDQSFGLGGYYRSVLEEVLPVRSDFEKEKEKPSLAMVLIIDKSGSMGGMKMELAKDAAVAAVELLGAKDQLGVVAFDGSPTWVADIRPASDSVALTNGIASIGAGGGTSLYPAMTEARDALRRAAAKLKHVIILTDGQSSPGDFDGVTRDLVADRVTVSTVGVGQGADMNLLEQIAQTGGGRSYFSDDPGNIPQIFAKETVTASKSAINEEPFVPQVLRPTAALGGVDMESAPFLLGYVVTRPKATAEVILGTESGDPLLAWWRYGLGWSVAFTSDAGPRWAAEWLPWEGFGPFWAQILRHAMRKGGGTGTTVQMTRTGDSVRMILDAADPAGGWRNDATTEVTVIDPTLGSRTVPARQTAPGRYEAEFPVSTDRGGQNGAYHAEIVQSVDGRVVTRQSRGVTVGYPEELRLRPTNDTLLRAVASAGGGTFDPAPAEIFAPDDATAPDPLPLWPYLLATALALWLLDVALRRVDVPALWSRLRPAG
- a CDS encoding SIMPL domain-containing protein (The SIMPL domain is named for its presence in mouse protein SIMPL (signalling molecule that associates with mouse pelle-like kinase). Bacterial member BP26, from Brucella, was shown to assemble into a channel-like structure, while YggE from E. coli has been associated with resistance to oxidative stress.), which encodes MIRSLRALTVVLSLASLPTVAPAQLAGLRGGSEEAPPIQGLEPPDPAAAERVITVEAVAEVRVPPSRLRVVLAVAAQAESADEANAAGRTLLAATKARLEASGVAAADIDTDFIAAFPVYAWAVERLNQKDFLAENRVGTRVQYNLHVSVPDEAAALAAVEAAAGAEGVDLLAVDYWSDELTAKQIEAQRKALAAAKAKAELLLSVFEERPQPINVWEGTRILFPHELYRSLPQAEDGARTYYDRDGLTRVPAPRPLQVYYRGLFADVDEVNPTMPGRREIEVVSTVRLYFAAPGRPTGPPAAPAPAVR
- a CDS encoding BatA domain-containing protein is translated as MNFAAPSMLWWLALAVPVIALYVLKVRLRRVPVSTLMFWDRVYQEKAPRSPFERLRHLGSLLFQLLLVALLALALADPFTDAEARTARRLVLVIDASASMAAPANPDEPGAGSRLDAAKARAADLVQGLRHRDAAAIIVAGAAAEVACGLTGHPPTLAEAVDAVPQTDAPGAVPDALALARRLVAGRENGRVLLFSDREPEGVTLDDNVALLPFGAAGGNVAITAFQARRSLTDPIGYEILAEVSNFADAPVECRLDFDLAGAGIDAVPLDLAPGETWRRTFEKTSQSGGELVARLVFDDAEADDEAGGDEAGTAPPANLLTADDEARAVLPPRDRMPVALVTPGNLFLQQVFAANPLVDLTVTGEAPDELPAGTILVLHRVVPEELPDGPVWFIDPREGGDLFTVGEEIVAPNVRLTEEAEGSPLLANVQLDQIDLPKVRPLTLAANVDAAVLAEVAAEVGAAGDADAEAGAPLLVALRRPLDGGGRGKAVVLAVDLDATDLPLRTAFPILAVNALTWFTDAAGELRPAAATGSTVSVPLPDGADSEQWSVFAPSGAARPLPAGLTAATLGPLAEAGLWRLAPRRPEVNDAEEPTAGTSSDAIDWPAETIPVAVNLTAPTESDTRTVAPASEGADPAGTAGGRPWWVWLAAGALVLVGVEWWLYQRRFIQ
- a CDS encoding DUF58 domain-containing protein, giving the protein MAAASNALFPPDFLNRLEYLSLLSKRVFAGQLMAQKRTRQLGGGVEFADHRQYDPGDDFRHLDWNLYARHGELLLKRFQEEQDLHVYLLIDASKSMATGTPPKFDLARRVAAALAYIALADLDRVAVVAFAGGVVEEMPLTRGKGRVLALLQFLERLEAGGEDTNLSNLVGEFLLRGRRSGLVAVLSDFYDPAGFSAPLSKLRHGGHEPHVVQIYDAAEADPGFLGDVELTDVETGRAVKRTVTEKDLRRYREAFDGFRKELAAFCRSRGWGHTTSRSDVPFDDLVVSMMRGANLVQG
- a CDS encoding AAA family ATPase, with the translated sequence MTTAPPPDAALAAPNHAAPSEAELKSELDAFREDFARLRAEVGRVIVGHSNIVDGTLTALIAGGHVLLEGVPGLGKTLLVNTLASALSVTFGRVQFTPDLMPADLVGTNVFTEDEHGRKRFEFQKGPIFAHVLLADEVNRATPKTQSALLEAMQEKCVTVGGHTHKLPAPFLVLATQNPLEMEGTYPLPEAQLDRFFVKLLVEFPTAADLGEILNRTTAIDVPTARPVLDGDRVLAMRDLARQVPIADEVRDRAVALTLATHPGHPSAPERVKKYVRFGSSPRGAQAMVLAAKVKAILDGRFHVSKDDLHDAAPAVLRHRLILGFEGQAEGVRADDVIADVVKAR